From the Burkholderia mayonis genome, one window contains:
- the speB gene encoding agmatinase, with amino-acid sequence MPDHYFQPQSGNAMPRFGGIATMMRLPQAANAARLDACFVGVPFDLGTSNRTGARFGPRQIRSESVLLRPYNMATRAAPFDSLRVADVGDVATNPYNLADSIARIEAAYDAILAHGCRPVTLGGDHTITLPILRAMHREHGRVGLIHVDAHADVNDTMFDEKIAHGTPFRRAVEEGLLDCKRVVQIGLRGTGYAAEDFDWCRSQGFRVVQAEACWNRSLAPLMDEVRSRVQGGPVYLSFDIDGIDPAYAPGTGTPEIAGLTVPQGLEIVRGAWGLDIVGADLVEVAPPYDPLGTTALLGANLAYEMLCVLPGVKRRA; translated from the coding sequence ATGCCGGATCACTATTTCCAGCCGCAAAGCGGCAACGCGATGCCCCGCTTCGGCGGCATCGCGACGATGATGCGGCTGCCGCAAGCGGCGAACGCCGCGAGGCTCGACGCCTGCTTCGTCGGCGTGCCGTTCGACCTCGGCACGTCGAACCGGACGGGCGCGCGGTTCGGCCCGCGCCAGATCCGCAGCGAATCGGTGCTGCTGCGCCCGTACAACATGGCGACGCGCGCGGCGCCGTTCGATTCGCTGCGCGTCGCCGACGTCGGCGACGTCGCGACGAATCCGTACAACCTCGCCGACTCGATCGCGCGGATCGAAGCCGCGTACGACGCGATCCTCGCGCACGGCTGCCGCCCGGTCACGCTCGGCGGCGACCACACGATCACGCTGCCGATCCTGCGCGCGATGCATCGCGAGCATGGGCGAGTCGGCCTCATTCACGTCGACGCGCACGCGGACGTCAACGACACGATGTTCGACGAGAAGATCGCGCACGGCACGCCGTTTCGCCGGGCCGTGGAGGAAGGCTTGCTGGATTGCAAGCGCGTCGTGCAGATCGGCCTGCGCGGCACCGGCTATGCGGCCGAGGATTTCGACTGGTGCCGCAGCCAGGGCTTTCGCGTCGTCCAGGCCGAGGCGTGCTGGAACCGGTCGCTCGCGCCGCTGATGGACGAAGTGCGCTCGCGCGTACAGGGCGGCCCCGTCTATCTGAGCTTCGACATCGACGGCATCGATCCCGCGTACGCGCCGGGCACGGGCACGCCGGAAATCGCCGGTCTCACGGTGCCGCAGGGTCTCGAGATCGTGCGCGGCGCGTGGGGGCTCGACATCGTCGGCGCCGATCTCGTCGAAGTCGCGCCGCCGTACGATCCGCTCGGCACTACCGCGCTGCTCGGCGCGAATCTTGCATATGAGATGCTCTGTGTGCTGCCCGGCGTGAAGCGGCGCGCCTGA